The Anabrus simplex isolate iqAnaSimp1 chromosome 1, ASM4041472v1, whole genome shotgun sequence genome window below encodes:
- the LOC136858844 gene encoding uncharacterized protein yields IEMYESQEILWNVKCTDYRDRVKKHKTLEEIGVKFSCSGAEVQRKLHNLRNQLRIGRSVFPRLSSSRHTPGGEFFKFRHRHTKGWRIFETSEKPFENDATTLNVVRRKTTSKSSKRKREEEDDIAIKTALAVLAKGTPDECDKFGEYVALELRTLRNEYVRRKLKTEIRNAIVRAADEDEEAMCSFSSVCASKSTSSGYNDFLSSPPALPQTSESNSARDFINTFNLADL; encoded by the exons attgaaatgtatgaaagtcaagaaattttgtggaatgtgaaatgTACCGATTACCGTGACAGAGTGAAGAAACATAAAACTTTAGAGGAAATAGGAGTGAAGTTTTCGTGTTCTGGAGCTGAAGTTCAAAGGAAACTTCACAACTTAAGGAATCAGCTAAGAAT CGGAAGAAGTGTATTTCCAAGGTTATCTTCATCACGCCATACTCCAG GCGGAGAGTTCTTCAAATTCCGACATAGACATACCAAAGGATGGAGAATTTTTGAAACTTCGGAAAAGCCCTTCGAAAACGATGCGACTACTCTAAATGTAGTAAGAAGGAAAACAACTTCGAAGTCGTCTAAACGGaaacgcgaggaagaagatgacatTGCAATAAAAACTGCATTAGCCGTACTGGCGAAAGGAACACCAGACGAATGCGACAAATTTGGGGAATATGTTGCTTTAGAACTACGCACTCTTCGAAATGAGTATGTTAGAAGGAAGTTGAAAACTGAAATAAGAAACGCCATAGTTCGTGCGGCAGATGAGGACGAAGAAGCAATGTGTTCATTCTCTTCCGTGTGTGCCAGCAAAAGCACTTCATCAGGATACAATGATTTTCTCTCTTCTCCTCCTGCATTACCACAGACTTCTGAGTCGAATTCGGCTAGAGATTTTATTAACACTTTTAATTTGGCAGATCTGTAA